The Pseudomonadales bacterium genome has a segment encoding these proteins:
- the phoR gene encoding phosphate regulon sensor histidine kinase PhoR: MQLGLQLSADRGQSILHLVRQPEFVDYLEHADFAQPLTLRPERYRDRIYTIHIIPYAGSRRLMQIKDVTQAERIDQTRRDFVANVSHELRTPLTVITGFLETLQELDLNADEQKNALALMLTQSQRMQNIVQDLLTLSSLESAPLPENDVIDMERLIQHLQRDAELLSNGSHTILLHKEHHTTQHNLRGSEKELSSAFGNFLSNAVRYTPAGGTITLAWKTSSQGAEFSVCDTGAGIAPEHLPRLTERFYRADRGRSRDIGGTGLGLAIAKHAITRHQGQLHIKSELGKGSCFVAHFPVSRLA; encoded by the coding sequence AATGCAACTGGGTTTGCAACTCTCAGCAGATCGCGGGCAATCCATCTTGCACTTGGTGCGCCAGCCAGAATTTGTTGACTATTTAGAGCATGCTGATTTTGCACAGCCACTCACACTGCGCCCAGAGCGTTACCGCGATCGCATCTACACCATCCACATCATTCCCTACGCGGGCAGTCGCCGTCTGATGCAGATTAAGGATGTGACGCAAGCAGAACGCATTGATCAAACGCGGCGCGATTTTGTCGCCAATGTCTCGCACGAGTTGCGCACACCACTGACTGTTATCACTGGATTTTTAGAAACACTACAAGAGCTGGATTTAAATGCCGATGAGCAGAAAAATGCACTGGCTTTAATGTTGACGCAGTCACAACGCATGCAAAATATTGTGCAAGATTTATTGACGCTGTCCTCGCTGGAGTCAGCGCCACTGCCGGAAAATGATGTCATCGATATGGAACGGTTAATTCAACATCTACAACGCGATGCTGAACTACTTTCGAATGGATCGCATACGATTCTTCTTCACAAAGAACATCACACTACACAACACAATTTACGCGGCTCAGAGAAAGAATTGAGCAGCGCATTTGGTAACTTCCTCTCCAATGCCGTGCGCTACACACCGGCGGGTGGCACCATCACGCTCGCCTGGAAAACTTCCAGCCAAGGCGCAGAGTTTTCTGTGTGCGACACAGGCGCCGGCATCGCCCCTGAACATTTGCCGCGTTTAACTGAGCGTTTTTACCGCGCTGATCGAGGCCGCTCGCGTGACATAGGTGGCACAGGATTGGGTTTGGCCATCGCCAAACACGCCATCACTCGCCACCAAGGACAGCTACATATCAAGAGCGAATTGGGTAAAGGCAGTTGTTTTGTCGCGCACTTCCCTGTCAGCAGATTGGCATAA
- a CDS encoding porin, whose amino-acid sequence MAQNADTQALEQRLLIMERKQEMMAYEKKKAPVILAGGEKGFGLQSADGDFELRFRGLIQADARSFDSTDSINDNFLMRRVRPTIEGKFNDTYGFKLTTDFGNGISGSSHLTDAYIDANYDPAYKVRVGKFTPGLSLYRLQSSSDTKLNELGLSSNFLPSRDQGVQLSGDLFDKRLNYSIGLFNGANDSANGSEDSNTDKEINARLFATPFANTSGALQGLGFGVGMSTTDASGKTGATSLAGYKTFGQETFFSYRKDTSSSNTVFADGERTRLVPQFSYYNGPFGLTGEYVFEEQDVTRVFGAAPNDQRTAGLDNSGWDITASYVLTGEKAAGGKSIKPAKPFDPAKGNWGAWEVVAGVGEMDLDKNIFLDSSGTLAGNDNFAQATSAAKQAQNYAVGLNWYPNNILRVSLDYSDTNFKWGGGGTATAPDDRDNERVLMGRVQASF is encoded by the coding sequence GTGGCGCAAAACGCTGACACACAGGCGCTGGAACAGCGTTTGCTCATTATGGAACGCAAGCAAGAGATGATGGCGTATGAGAAAAAGAAAGCGCCTGTCATTCTAGCCGGCGGTGAAAAAGGTTTTGGTCTGCAATCTGCCGATGGTGATTTTGAGCTACGCTTTCGCGGTTTGATACAAGCTGACGCGCGTAGCTTTGACAGCACTGACAGCATTAATGACAACTTCCTGATGCGCCGTGTTCGCCCAACGATTGAAGGTAAATTTAACGATACCTACGGTTTCAAATTGACTACGGACTTCGGTAACGGCATCAGCGGTTCCAGCCATCTCACGGATGCTTACATTGATGCCAACTACGATCCTGCTTACAAAGTCCGCGTGGGTAAATTTACCCCTGGGCTGAGTTTGTATCGTTTGCAAAGCAGTAGCGACACCAAACTCAATGAATTGGGATTGAGCAGCAATTTCTTGCCTTCGCGCGATCAAGGCGTGCAATTGTCTGGCGATCTTTTTGACAAAAGACTCAACTACAGCATCGGTTTGTTTAACGGCGCAAACGACAGTGCGAATGGCAGCGAAGACAGCAACACCGATAAAGAAATCAACGCGCGTCTTTTTGCCACACCTTTCGCCAACACATCAGGCGCACTGCAAGGATTGGGTTTTGGTGTAGGGATGAGCACCACCGATGCCAGCGGAAAAACCGGCGCCACTTCACTGGCTGGTTACAAGACTTTTGGTCAGGAAACCTTCTTCAGCTATCGCAAAGACACCAGCAGCAGCAATACCGTATTTGCCGATGGCGAACGCACACGCCTCGTGCCGCAGTTCTCTTACTACAACGGCCCATTTGGTTTAACGGGTGAATATGTGTTCGAGGAGCAAGATGTCACGCGCGTTTTCGGTGCCGCACCTAACGACCAACGCACCGCAGGTTTGGACAACAGCGGCTGGGATATCACCGCGTCGTATGTCCTCACTGGCGAAAAAGCGGCCGGCGGGAAAAGCATCAAACCTGCCAAACCGTTTGATCCTGCGAAGGGCAACTGGGGCGCGTGGGAAGTGGTGGCAGGAGTCGGGGAAATGGATCTCGACAAGAACATCTTCCTCGACAGCAGCGGCACACTGGCAGGCAATGACAACTTTGCTCAAGCCACCAGCGCTGCCAAGCAAGCCCAGAACTATGCGGTTGGCTTGAACTGGTACCCCAACAACATCCTGCGCGTTTCACTGGACTACAGCGACACCAACTTCAAGTGGGGCGGTGGCGGCACAGCAACAGCACCGGATGACCGCGACAACGAACGCGTGTTAATGGGCAGGGTACAAGCCAGCTTTTGA
- a CDS encoding ATP phosphoribosyltransferase regulatory subunit, which translates to MSTADRWLLPDGIEELLPTQAARAELLRRQLLDLYQRWGYDLVVPPLVEFTESLLINGNHDLELQTCKVIDQLSGRLMGVRADITPQTARIDAHGIAQAGTTRLCYAGSTLHARPKTALASRSPIQIGCELYGVTGVDADCEVISLMLETARVAGVSAVTLDLGHVAIFRGLAELADLNSEQEQTLFDILQRKANTELRAFVAEQVTHADAAKLLLALPDWKGDEGVLTQAAAATADAPAAVRAAISELQAIAACIRQRTPDAALYFDLSELRGYHYHTGVVFALYVAGAGEAIANGGRYDNFGAAFGRARPASGFSADLKYLMQLGNVSVPATNTILAVLDGSAAQWQAICDLRAQGECVIATSANELQDQQYTRELVNNGTQYAVKNR; encoded by the coding sequence ATGAGCACCGCTGATCGCTGGCTACTGCCGGATGGCATCGAAGAGCTGCTGCCCACACAGGCAGCGCGCGCCGAACTATTACGCCGCCAACTTTTAGACCTCTACCAACGCTGGGGCTATGACTTGGTTGTGCCGCCCTTGGTGGAATTCACCGAATCCCTGCTGATCAACGGCAATCACGATCTCGAATTGCAGACCTGCAAAGTCATCGACCAACTGTCCGGTCGCTTGATGGGCGTGCGCGCTGATATCACGCCGCAAACAGCGCGTATCGATGCCCACGGCATCGCCCAAGCGGGCACTACGCGCCTCTGCTACGCCGGCAGCACCCTGCACGCTCGCCCTAAAACTGCGCTGGCTTCGCGCTCGCCCATTCAAATTGGTTGCGAGCTGTACGGCGTGACCGGCGTGGATGCCGACTGTGAAGTGATTAGCTTGATGCTGGAAACCGCGCGCGTGGCGGGCGTTTCCGCGGTGACGCTCGATCTCGGTCATGTCGCTATTTTTCGCGGTCTCGCTGAACTCGCCGACTTAAACAGCGAGCAAGAACAAACGCTGTTCGATATTCTGCAGCGCAAAGCCAACACTGAATTGCGCGCGTTTGTCGCTGAGCAAGTCACGCACGCTGATGCAGCCAAATTGCTGTTAGCGCTGCCTGATTGGAAAGGTGATGAAGGCGTACTGACACAAGCTGCCGCTGCCACGGCTGATGCGCCTGCCGCCGTGCGCGCCGCCATCAGCGAGCTGCAAGCGATCGCCGCCTGCATTCGCCAACGCACACCCGATGCCGCGCTGTATTTTGATTTGTCCGAATTGCGCGGCTATCACTATCACACTGGCGTGGTGTTCGCGCTCTATGTCGCCGGTGCGGGCGAAGCCATTGCCAACGGCGGTCGCTACGATAATTTTGGCGCGGCATTTGGCCGCGCACGCCCTGCTAGCGGCTTCAGCGCTGATCTCAAATACCTGATGCAGTTAGGCAATGTTTCTGTGCCAGCAACCAACACTATTCTCGCCGTGCTCGATGGCTCAGCCGCACAATGGCAAGCCATTTGCGATTTGCGTGCGCAAGGTGAATGCGTGATTGCAACCAGTGCAAATGAATTGCAAGACCAGCAGTACACGCGTGAATTAGTAAACAACGGTACACAGTACGCCGTAAAAAACCGCTAA
- a CDS encoding adenylosuccinate synthase has protein sequence MSNSQASKSIVVLGTQWGDEGKGKIVDLLTDQAELVVRFQGGHNAGHTLVIDGKKTVLHLVPSGVLRDGVLCLIGNGVVLAPDALLKEMHNLETNGVPVRERLRLSPACPLILPHHVALDQAREAAKGSAKIGTTGRGIGPAYEDKIARRGLRLGDLHNEKQFAEKLREVMEYHNFILQNYFKVAAVDFQKTLDAVLEQGRQILPMMADVTSLLHEARERGANILFEGAQGSLLDIDHGTYPFVTSSNTTAGGTATGSGFGPLYLNYVLGITKAYTTRVGSGPFPTELAYDAANDKGDTIGKHLGTVGHEFGATTGRQRRCGWFDAVAVRKAVQINSISGLCLTKLDVLDGLQTVKICTAYQDKNGNPVSPYHSDDYEGIVPVYEEMPGWTESTVGAQSIDALPQAARNYIKRLEVLSGAPIDIISTGPDRVETIILRHSFD, from the coding sequence GTGAGCAACTCGCAAGCCAGCAAAAGTATTGTCGTGTTGGGAACCCAATGGGGTGATGAAGGCAAAGGAAAAATCGTCGATTTGCTAACGGATCAAGCCGAACTGGTTGTGCGCTTTCAAGGCGGTCACAACGCTGGTCACACACTGGTCATCGACGGCAAAAAAACTGTTTTGCATTTAGTGCCGTCGGGCGTGTTGCGCGATGGCGTACTGTGCTTGATCGGCAACGGCGTGGTGCTCGCACCCGATGCATTGCTGAAAGAAATGCACAACCTAGAAACCAACGGCGTGCCTGTGCGCGAGCGTTTGCGTTTGTCGCCCGCTTGTCCGTTGATTCTGCCGCACCATGTCGCACTGGATCAGGCGCGTGAAGCAGCGAAAGGCAGCGCGAAAATTGGTACGACTGGTCGTGGCATCGGCCCTGCTTACGAAGACAAAATTGCACGACGCGGTTTGCGTTTAGGCGATTTGCACAACGAAAAACAATTCGCGGAAAAATTGCGTGAAGTGATGGAGTATCACAACTTCATTTTGCAAAATTATTTCAAAGTGGCTGCGGTGGACTTCCAAAAAACACTCGACGCCGTGTTGGAGCAAGGTCGTCAAATTTTGCCGATGATGGCAGATGTCACCTCACTGCTGCACGAAGCGCGTGAACGCGGTGCGAACATTTTGTTTGAAGGCGCGCAGGGCTCGCTGCTCGACATCGACCACGGCACTTATCCGTTTGTGACTTCGTCCAACACCACCGCAGGCGGTACCGCCACGGGCTCTGGTTTTGGCCCTCTGTATTTGAACTATGTCTTGGGCATTACTAAGGCTTACACCACGCGCGTGGGATCCGGCCCTTTCCCCACCGAGCTGGCTTACGATGCTGCCAACGACAAAGGCGACACCATCGGCAAACACCTCGGCACGGTCGGCCACGAGTTCGGCGCTACGACGGGCCGTCAACGCCGCTGCGGTTGGTTTGACGCGGTTGCTGTGCGCAAAGCCGTGCAAATCAACAGTATTTCTGGTTTATGTTTAACCAAACTGGATGTGCTCGACGGTTTGCAAACAGTAAAAATTTGCACCGCGTATCAAGATAAAAACGGCAACCCTGTTTCTCCGTATCACAGCGATGACTACGAAGGCATCGTGCCGGTGTATGAAGAAATGCCGGGCTGGACAGAATCCACTGTTGGCGCTCAATCCATCGATGCATTGCCGCAAGCGGCGCGCAATTACATCAAGCGTTTGGAAGTGTTGAGCGGCGCGCCCATCGACATTATTTCTACCGGTCCCGACCGTGTGGAAACGATTATTTTGCGGCATTCCTTCGACTAG
- a CDS encoding FecR family protein codes for MKKQFFVSLLSFFFAMIYCTTAAAESAGVVLAAIGQVNILRNGQAIPAVRKAELQAQDEVRTIGKDARAQLRFADGTVTTLGGNTSFLIRQYQFNAQGDKPNNAAFTLLTGAFRTVTGKILDAHGSTFVVNTPVGTIGIRGTDFWGGYLDGNNVDVLLIDGKHAVEVTNATGKVMLEKPGQGVTLKSSQSPLAVKVWPQKKVERAVATITWPEGSTPPTQL; via the coding sequence ATGAAAAAACAATTCTTTGTCAGCCTGCTGAGTTTTTTCTTTGCCATGATTTACTGCACGACCGCCGCAGCTGAATCAGCGGGCGTGGTGCTCGCAGCGATAGGGCAAGTAAATATTTTACGCAACGGCCAAGCTATTCCTGCCGTGCGCAAAGCTGAACTGCAAGCACAAGATGAAGTGCGCACCATCGGCAAAGACGCTCGCGCACAACTGCGCTTTGCCGATGGCACAGTCACTACGCTGGGTGGCAATACCTCTTTTCTGATTCGCCAATATCAATTCAACGCACAAGGCGACAAACCTAACAACGCGGCATTCACACTGCTCACGGGTGCTTTTCGCACCGTCACAGGAAAAATTTTAGACGCGCACGGCTCAACTTTTGTCGTTAATACACCCGTGGGAACAATCGGTATTCGCGGTACCGATTTTTGGGGTGGTTATCTCGACGGCAATAATGTCGATGTATTGCTGATTGACGGCAAACACGCCGTGGAAGTGACCAACGCCACCGGCAAAGTCATGTTAGAAAAACCCGGCCAAGGCGTGACACTGAAATCGAGCCAATCACCGCTAGCAGTCAAAGTGTGGCCACAAAAAAAAGTGGAACGCGCCGTAGCAACCATCACTTGGCCCGAGGGCAGCACGCCGCCGACACAACTCTAA
- a CDS encoding mechanosensitive ion channel family protein produces MNIAKLFETDWGIAWMGASLFAAFLQLLLLRFVEQDRYKLLMQHAVLSALIAISGGLGLLLPRWGFHGGASWCTAVAELLMGVLLIRLSVLTLFRAVLPRLGGEPPRIVEDVLVVLLYCGWGLVRLRATGIDPASLFTTSAIITGIIAFSMQDTLGNILGGIALQLDNSVQIGDWIKVDTTKGKVIEVHWRHTAIRTNDGNVVVIPNSMLVKSKVDVFSAPAHPNFRRWVYFPVQFQIPPQSVIPVIEKTIREADIPCVASWPAPQCVVMDYREGMAQYALRYWLTDPLHDDSTDSTVRVHIYSALLRNNMQLARPYLDTHFTAESTERQTALHEQEIQQRLQLLASLEAFASLNQTELRELAESLHEAPFIKGDVITRQGAVAHWLYFLVQGEADVWLEVGTTRHFLNTLQEGAVFGEMGLLTGEPRRTTVTARTDALCYRLDKIGFQKIIKARPEIAEECARTIAERERQIALASEFKADASPEHEAHILAGIKRFFGLG; encoded by the coding sequence ATGAATATCGCGAAACTATTTGAGACAGATTGGGGTATCGCTTGGATGGGCGCGTCGCTGTTCGCGGCTTTTCTGCAGTTGTTGTTACTGCGTTTTGTGGAGCAGGATCGCTACAAACTATTGATGCAGCATGCTGTGTTATCGGCATTGATTGCTATCAGCGGCGGGCTGGGATTGTTGCTGCCGCGATGGGGCTTTCACGGTGGTGCAAGTTGGTGCACAGCGGTGGCAGAGCTATTGATGGGTGTGCTGCTGATTCGCCTGAGTGTTTTGACGCTATTTCGTGCGGTATTACCGCGTTTGGGTGGAGAGCCTCCTAGAATCGTTGAAGATGTTCTTGTTGTTTTATTGTATTGCGGTTGGGGGTTGGTGCGTTTGCGTGCGACAGGGATTGATCCTGCCAGCCTGTTTACAACATCGGCCATCATCACCGGCATCATCGCTTTTTCTATGCAAGATACGCTGGGCAATATTCTCGGCGGTATTGCGCTGCAACTTGATAATTCCGTACAAATTGGTGATTGGATTAAAGTCGACACCACGAAAGGAAAAGTAATAGAAGTACATTGGCGACATACAGCAATACGCACCAATGATGGCAATGTGGTGGTGATTCCCAATAGTATGTTGGTGAAATCCAAAGTGGATGTTTTCAGCGCACCAGCACACCCGAATTTTCGGCGTTGGGTGTATTTCCCCGTGCAATTTCAAATTCCGCCACAGTCTGTTATTCCGGTTATTGAAAAAACTATTCGTGAAGCTGATATCCCCTGTGTGGCATCGTGGCCAGCACCGCAATGTGTGGTGATGGATTACAGAGAAGGCATGGCGCAATACGCTTTGCGGTATTGGTTAACAGATCCGCTGCACGATGATTCAACGGACTCTACAGTACGAGTGCATATTTATTCGGCGTTATTGCGTAATAACATGCAATTGGCGCGACCTTATTTAGATACACATTTCACCGCCGAAAGCACAGAGCGCCAAACGGCATTGCATGAACAAGAAATACAACAACGCTTACAGTTACTGGCCAGTCTTGAAGCGTTTGCTAGTTTGAATCAAACAGAACTTCGTGAATTGGCGGAGTCTTTGCATGAAGCGCCTTTTATCAAAGGTGATGTCATTACGCGGCAAGGTGCAGTAGCGCATTGGCTGTACTTTTTAGTGCAAGGTGAAGCAGATGTTTGGCTTGAGGTTGGAACGACAAGGCATTTCTTAAATACGCTACAAGAAGGCGCGGTGTTTGGTGAAATGGGTTTGTTGACAGGTGAGCCGCGCAGAACAACCGTGACAGCGCGTACAGACGCGTTATGTTATCGACTGGATAAAATAGGTTTTCAAAAAATTATTAAAGCGCGCCCAGAAATTGCAGAAGAGTGCGCGCGCACGATTGCAGAAAGAGAACGCCAGATAGCATTGGCCAGTGAATTTAAAGCCGATGCCTCACCTGAGCATGAGGCGCATATTCTGGCCGGCATTAAACGGTTCTTTGGTTTGGGTTAA
- the lgt gene encoding prolipoprotein diacylglyceryl transferase, with amino-acid sequence MLTYHTIDPVIVHLGPLAVRWYGVMYLLSFAAVWWLTVKRSSSGLIAIKTRQEAEDMIFYGALGVILGGRIGYVLFYQLGEFLHNPLFLFKITQGGMSFHGGLIGVLVALALFARKIQQPFFAVMDIVAPLTPIGLGLGRLGNYINQELWGRATDVPWAMVFPADPLQLPRHPSQLYQFALEGVLLFVLLYWFSRKPRAQGLISGLFLTLYALFRFTVEFFREPDAFLGLDALGWMTRGQELCIPMFIAGIIICVWSIRRNQKG; translated from the coding sequence ATGCTCACTTACCACACCATTGACCCCGTTATTGTCCACCTCGGCCCCTTAGCTGTGCGCTGGTACGGTGTGATGTATTTACTCAGTTTTGCGGCTGTGTGGTGGCTCACCGTCAAACGCTCTAGCAGCGGCTTAATCGCCATCAAAACACGCCAAGAAGCGGAAGACATGATTTTCTACGGCGCGCTCGGTGTGATCTTGGGTGGGCGCATAGGCTATGTATTGTTTTACCAACTGGGTGAGTTTCTACACAACCCACTGTTCTTGTTCAAAATCACACAAGGCGGCATGTCTTTTCACGGCGGTTTAATCGGCGTACTCGTCGCGCTGGCATTATTTGCACGAAAAATTCAGCAGCCATTTTTTGCGGTAATGGATATCGTCGCGCCACTCACGCCCATCGGTTTAGGTTTGGGCAGGCTCGGCAATTACATCAACCAAGAATTGTGGGGACGCGCCACCGATGTGCCATGGGCGATGGTTTTTCCCGCTGACCCACTGCAACTGCCGCGTCACCCTTCGCAGCTCTATCAATTCGCGCTGGAAGGTGTGTTGCTGTTTGTGTTGCTGTATTGGTTCTCACGCAAACCGCGCGCGCAAGGTTTGATCTCAGGATTATTTTTGACGCTGTATGCGCTATTCCGTTTCACCGTAGAATTTTTCCGCGAGCCGGATGCCTTCCTCGGTCTTGATGCGCTCGGTTGGATGACGCGCGGACAAGAATTGTGCATCCCCATGTTTATAGCTGGCATCATCATTTGCGTGTGGAGTATCCGCCGCAATCAAAAAGGATAA
- a CDS encoding thymidylate synthase has translation MQQYLDLMRHVRDHGTVKTDRTGTGTVSVFGYQMRFNLADGFPLLTTKKLHTKSIIHELLWFLAGDTNIKYLNDNGVKIWDEWADANGNLGPVYGHQWRSWPNGSGGTIDQITQLIDMIKKNPDSRRLLVSAWNVAEVNNMALPPCHTLFQFYVADGKLSCQLYQRSADIFLGVPFNIASYALLTMMIAQVCELDVGDFVHTFGDAHLYSNHLEQVEQQLQRKPSKLPTMRINPAIKNIFDFKYNDFELLDYEAQSHIAAPVAV, from the coding sequence ATGCAACAATATCTCGATTTGATGCGCCATGTGCGCGACCACGGCACGGTAAAAACAGATCGCACTGGCACCGGCACCGTGAGTGTTTTTGGTTACCAAATGCGCTTCAATCTCGCTGACGGTTTTCCGCTGCTGACCACCAAAAAATTGCACACCAAATCCATCATTCACGAATTGCTGTGGTTTCTCGCTGGCGACACCAATATCAAATACTTGAACGATAACGGCGTGAAAATTTGGGACGAGTGGGCTGATGCCAATGGCAACCTCGGCCCCGTGTACGGCCATCAATGGCGCTCTTGGCCGAATGGCAGCGGCGGCACAATTGATCAAATCACACAGTTGATTGATATGATCAAAAAAAATCCCGACTCGCGCCGTTTATTGGTCAGCGCGTGGAATGTCGCCGAAGTGAACAATATGGCGCTGCCGCCCTGCCACACGCTGTTTCAGTTTTATGTGGCTGATGGAAAATTATCTTGCCAGTTGTATCAACGCAGCGCCGATATTTTTCTCGGTGTGCCGTTCAATATCGCCTCCTACGCACTGCTCACCATGATGATTGCGCAGGTGTGCGAACTCGATGTTGGCGATTTTGTTCACACCTTTGGCGATGCGCATTTGTACAGCAACCACCTCGAACAAGTAGAGCAACAATTGCAACGCAAGCCGAGTAAATTGCCCACGATGCGCATCAATCCTGCCATCAAAAATATTTTCGATTTCAAATACAACGATTTTGAATTATTAGATTACGAAGCGCAGTCGCACATCGCTGCACCGGTAGCCGTGTGA
- a CDS encoding dihydrofolate reductase produces MPVIALIVARTRNGVIGRENQMPWYLPEDLRYFKRVTLGKPVIMGRNTWESLGKPLPGRDNIVITRNTDYHADGAYVAHDLSSALQYACHIAEEKNIDEVMIIGGAQIYREALPLVQRAYITEIDAEIVGDAFFPDLEGEWRETARETHAPCEKNPYAYSFTVLEKHSA; encoded by the coding sequence ATGCCAGTTATTGCACTCATCGTCGCGCGCACACGCAATGGCGTGATTGGTCGCGAAAACCAAATGCCTTGGTATTTGCCAGAAGACTTGCGCTATTTCAAACGCGTCACGCTTGGCAAACCTGTCATCATGGGACGCAACACTTGGGAATCTCTCGGCAAACCGCTGCCTGGTCGCGACAACATTGTTATCACGCGCAACACTGATTATCATGCTGATGGCGCTTATGTTGCACACGATCTCTCCAGCGCACTGCAGTACGCCTGCCACATTGCTGAAGAAAAAAATATTGATGAAGTAATGATTATTGGCGGCGCACAAATCTATCGCGAAGCACTGCCATTGGTGCAGCGCGCCTACATCACAGAAATTGATGCTGAAATTGTAGGAGACGCATTTTTTCCTGACTTAGAAGGCGAGTGGCGAGAAACGGCGCGCGAGACACATGCGCCGTGTGAGAAAAATCCGTACGCTTACAGCTTCACCGTGTTAGAAAAGCACTCAGCATAA
- a CDS encoding NAD(P)H-binding protein, with amino-acid sequence MTNDCSPSVLLVGCGDIAQRLAALLRRDFRLIGLRRNTASLPDFIESIPTDICDPASLLEALHLRRFDYVVVTLTPGERSAARYQQVYVEGLRNLLAALQGAPRVLLISSTSAYEQDGGEVVDESTPAHGRGFSGQCLLEAETLLANSGLPSTVVRFSGIYGAGRRRLLTQVREGRVDTAQAAQWTNRIHADDCARVLEHLIRRWRSEQLPAPCYIASDCLPVQAGEVWQWLAAQMAVTNPLLGVDWQAQATTGKQCSNVLLLQTGFQFLYSDFRVGYAECFSNTVKL; translated from the coding sequence TTGACGAACGATTGTTCTCCTTCCGTTCTACTCGTCGGCTGCGGCGATATTGCGCAGCGATTAGCCGCTCTGTTGCGCCGCGATTTCCGTTTAATCGGCTTGCGTCGCAACACTGCAAGCCTGCCCGATTTTATCGAATCTATCCCCACTGATATTTGCGATCCAGCTTCTTTGTTGGAGGCTTTGCATCTGCGCCGCTTTGATTATGTGGTGGTGACACTGACACCAGGTGAGCGCAGTGCCGCCCGCTACCAGCAGGTGTATGTGGAGGGGCTGCGTAATTTGCTTGCTGCGTTGCAGGGCGCTCCGCGCGTGCTACTTATCTCCAGCACTTCGGCCTATGAGCAGGACGGCGGCGAAGTGGTCGATGAAAGCACGCCAGCGCATGGCAGAGGTTTTTCAGGGCAGTGCCTGTTAGAAGCAGAGACATTGTTGGCGAACAGCGGCCTGCCGTCTACGGTGGTGCGCTTTTCCGGTATTTACGGCGCAGGGCGCAGGCGTTTGCTCACGCAAGTGCGAGAAGGACGCGTCGATACCGCTCAAGCTGCGCAGTGGACTAACCGCATTCATGCCGATGATTGCGCACGCGTCTTGGAGCATCTCATTCGCCGCTGGCGAAGTGAACAATTACCTGCGCCGTGCTATATCGCCAGTGATTGCTTGCCTGTGCAGGCCGGTGAAGTATGGCAGTGGTTAGCCGCGCAGATGGCCGTCACAAATCCGTTGCTTGGTGTGGATTGGCAAGCGCAAGCAACGACAGGCAAGCAGTGCAGTAATGTGCTATTACTGCAAACTGGATTTCAGTTTTTGTATTCGGATTTTCGAGTGGGTTATGCTGAGTGCTTTTCTAACACGGTGAAGCTGTAA